The following proteins are encoded in a genomic region of Sorangiineae bacterium MSr12523:
- a CDS encoding serine protease, which produces MLTRLFLFAAAASLSLGAAACGSSSSEEEPAANTVCAGLHIVDPSLRTQSQCGPTLDFTPINDYHGDISSIQEREDAVVLINGSCTGTLIAAQAGPIILTAGHCGHVGDRVMLAFNVEANADGDTLVTEGAIIEQADTPDYALIQPDKLPAIAPTPLTTKESDRVAIVQHPRGGPKAIAEGKLAGICNGLIYYTDLDTLVGGSGAGVLTREGYLIGVHTDGDCAADGTGSNYGWTAASIVQASSYLKDADIAAR; this is translated from the coding sequence ATGCTCACGAGGCTTTTCCTTTTCGCGGCCGCGGCGTCCCTGTCCTTGGGCGCCGCGGCGTGCGGAAGTTCCTCCTCGGAGGAGGAGCCGGCTGCCAACACGGTATGCGCCGGCTTGCACATCGTCGATCCGAGCCTACGCACGCAATCGCAGTGCGGGCCGACCCTCGATTTTACGCCGATCAACGACTACCACGGCGATATCTCGTCCATCCAGGAGCGAGAAGACGCGGTCGTTCTGATCAACGGCAGTTGCACCGGTACGTTGATTGCTGCGCAGGCAGGTCCGATCATCCTGACGGCAGGCCATTGTGGCCACGTGGGCGATCGCGTGATGCTTGCCTTCAACGTCGAGGCCAACGCCGATGGCGACACACTGGTCACCGAGGGTGCCATCATCGAGCAAGCCGATACGCCGGACTACGCCCTCATTCAGCCCGACAAGCTGCCCGCGATCGCACCGACGCCCCTGACGACCAAGGAGAGCGATCGGGTGGCGATCGTCCAGCATCCGCGCGGCGGGCCCAAGGCCATTGCCGAGGGCAAGCTCGCGGGCATCTGCAATGGGCTTATCTACTATACGGATCTCGACACCCTGGTGGGTGGTTCGGGCGCCGGGGTGCTTACGCGCGAGGGTTACCTGATCGGCGTCCACACCGACGGGGATTGCGCCGCCGACGGCACCGGCTCCAACTATGGTTGGACCGCCGCGAGCATCGTCCAAGCTTCTTCGTACTTGAAAGACGCCGACATCGCTGCGCGGTAA
- a CDS encoding M57 family metalloprotease gives MRIKMSAGSFVRCLGVASSVIAFGALSISSAGCAAGSEEGSRSEATGTTAKSFDEWQKTVYQEPESGVWIVNGDTPVDSIEKLQAFYERYVQQGALIVDNDGGIDSKWNSAQKVNITYCVSRTSFGSRYNAVVQAMSEAGGNWASVANIAFVHDSSQDGNCNARNNKVVFDVRQVRSGQYLARAFFPNQRRSTRNVLIDSSSFGDTWPYTLAGILTHELGHALGFRHEHTRPESGACFEDDNWRALTAYDSDSVMHYPQCNGTNSGDLVITAQDAQGAAKLYGSP, from the coding sequence ATGCGAATCAAGATGTCGGCCGGTTCCTTCGTCCGCTGCCTGGGGGTGGCATCCAGCGTTATCGCATTTGGCGCCCTTTCCATCTCGTCGGCGGGCTGCGCAGCGGGATCCGAGGAGGGGAGTCGCTCCGAAGCGACCGGCACCACGGCGAAGTCATTCGATGAATGGCAAAAAACGGTTTACCAGGAGCCCGAGAGCGGCGTCTGGATCGTCAATGGCGATACGCCCGTGGACAGCATCGAAAAGCTGCAAGCGTTCTACGAGAGGTACGTGCAGCAGGGCGCACTCATCGTCGACAACGACGGCGGGATCGACTCCAAATGGAATAGTGCGCAAAAGGTGAATATCACGTATTGCGTCAGCCGTACGTCGTTCGGGAGCCGGTACAACGCCGTCGTGCAAGCCATGAGCGAAGCAGGCGGCAACTGGGCGTCGGTTGCGAACATCGCGTTCGTGCACGATTCCAGTCAGGATGGCAATTGCAATGCGCGGAACAACAAGGTCGTCTTCGACGTCCGCCAAGTGCGCAGCGGTCAGTATTTGGCGAGGGCCTTCTTTCCAAATCAGCGACGCTCCACGCGCAACGTTCTCATCGACTCGTCATCGTTCGGGGATACGTGGCCGTATACGCTGGCCGGCATTTTGACCCACGAGCTCGGCCATGCGCTGGGCTTCCGCCACGAGCACACGCGACCCGAATCGGGCGCCTGCTTCGAAGACGACAATTGGCGTGCGCTGACGGCGTACGATTCGGACTCCGTCATGCATTATCCGCAGTGCAACGGGACGAATTCCGGCGATCTCGTCATTACGGCCCAGGACGCGCAGGGAGCCGCCAAGCTTTACGGCTCACCGTAG
- a CDS encoding GNAT family N-acetyltransferase, whose product MEPDNPLLDDFVLSLARRSPARVCFVPTASGDFAAYITRFYRAFSRKCLATDLTLFSAGSLPRQPAHTADLPAFLGEQDVIYVGGGSTANLRALWRAHGIDRMLRDAWSAGAVLCGVSAGMLCWFQSSITDSFGGPAPLHDGLAFLEGSACPHYDGEAWRRPTYHRLVASGELPGGYAADDGAALHFTGTSLVGVVSSRPEASAYRVTLHDGQLVEERLPTRFLGAIARRATAAELPLLPAVEAAADERFAAMGYAPLPPPGSSETLAAALFVLVAGEPPVGFARVEVVDGIAHLEQLSVHPVHQGRGFGAALLEGAFQEAQRLGYSEMTLVTFADVPWNAPFYARHGFRELDVLTLGLEALRAKERSLGLDAMGRRVVMKRTTP is encoded by the coding sequence ATGGAACCGGACAACCCGCTCCTCGACGACTTCGTCCTGTCGCTTGCGCGTCGGTCGCCGGCACGCGTGTGCTTCGTGCCGACCGCAAGCGGCGACTTCGCCGCGTACATTACCCGATTCTATCGGGCCTTCAGTCGCAAATGCCTCGCGACGGATCTCACGTTGTTCTCCGCGGGTTCGCTCCCTCGGCAGCCGGCGCACACCGCCGATCTGCCTGCGTTCCTCGGCGAGCAAGACGTGATTTACGTTGGCGGCGGGAGTACCGCCAACCTACGCGCGCTCTGGCGCGCGCACGGCATCGATCGCATGCTGCGCGATGCGTGGAGCGCGGGCGCGGTGTTGTGCGGGGTCAGCGCGGGCATGCTCTGCTGGTTCCAGAGTTCCATCACGGACTCGTTTGGCGGGCCGGCACCGCTTCACGATGGGCTCGCGTTTCTCGAGGGAAGCGCGTGCCCGCACTATGATGGGGAGGCGTGGCGCCGCCCCACGTACCATCGGCTCGTGGCCTCGGGGGAGCTCCCCGGTGGGTACGCCGCCGACGATGGTGCGGCGTTGCACTTTACAGGGACTTCGCTCGTGGGCGTGGTGAGCTCTCGGCCCGAGGCGTCCGCCTACCGCGTCACGCTTCACGATGGGCAGCTCGTCGAAGAGCGTCTCCCGACGCGCTTTCTGGGCGCCATCGCGCGACGTGCGACGGCCGCGGAGCTCCCGCTCCTTCCGGCGGTGGAAGCTGCCGCGGACGAGCGATTTGCCGCAATGGGCTACGCTCCGCTGCCGCCGCCGGGCAGCAGCGAAACCCTCGCGGCGGCGTTGTTCGTGCTGGTCGCGGGCGAGCCGCCGGTGGGCTTTGCCCGCGTGGAGGTGGTCGACGGGATCGCGCATTTGGAGCAGCTCTCCGTGCACCCCGTGCATCAAGGCCGCGGGTTTGGAGCGGCCCTGCTCGAAGGCGCATTTCAGGAGGCCCAGCGTCTCGGCTATTCCGAAATGACGTTGGTCACGTTCGCGGACGTACCGTGGAATGCGCCCTTCTATGCGCGTCATGGTTTTCGCGAATTGGACGTGCTGACGCTGGGCCTGGAGGCATTGCGCGCGAAAGAGCGCTCGCTCGGACTCGATGCGATGGGCCGCCGCGTCGTCATGAAGCGCACGACGCCCTAA
- a CDS encoding RidA family protein, with product MSGRIEARLAERKIELPNAPAPVANYVPAVRSGNLLFVSGQGPWFNGELRYIGKVGRDLTVAVAQQSARLCALNVLAQARAALGDLDRVVRVVQVQGFVDGIPEFAEHPQVINGASDLFVEVFGEAGRHSRFAVGSGSLPGNISVEVAAIFEVE from the coding sequence ATGAGTGGACGAATCGAAGCGCGACTCGCGGAGCGGAAGATCGAACTGCCGAATGCCCCCGCGCCGGTGGCCAACTACGTTCCCGCCGTTCGATCGGGGAATCTCCTTTTCGTGTCGGGGCAGGGCCCCTGGTTCAATGGCGAATTGCGCTACATCGGCAAGGTCGGTCGCGACCTGACGGTGGCCGTGGCGCAGCAGAGCGCGCGCCTATGCGCGCTGAACGTGTTGGCCCAGGCGCGGGCTGCGCTCGGCGATTTGGACCGCGTCGTTCGCGTCGTCCAGGTGCAGGGCTTCGTCGACGGCATCCCGGAATTCGCGGAGCACCCCCAGGTGATCAACGGCGCCTCGGATCTCTTCGTCGAGGTCTTCGGCGAAGCGGGGCGGCATTCGCGCTTCGCCGTGGGCTCGGGCTCGCTGCCCGGGAACATCTCGGTCGAGGTTGCCGCCATTTTCGAAGTCGAATAG
- a CDS encoding E3 ubiquitin ligase family protein codes for MDILGWFLAFLGLGGLLFGVLQMLKMKKMNRVPHRRPSEIAQLGPRAADANGLLSTEGSAQPGQQQLFAPMSGQPCLAYEITIEAKWEKHSETENGTKKTTGSKNVHSETRGCQFLISDGMGSVVVDSTGALDASMEKSHSSEVGVGGLLWPATLRFGHMETNTPIVSRDDGHVIGFVGTEKIVKPSPTIYALGQIDAGPHGAMLRTPKGIGTGKLILSPKGRAGLLASTKRNMILGYAIGGVLAVGGTGAGLFGPKAESFADSASCAAEIAEGVVNCDDRIDSKLGKTYNWTVREPGYYIVKVKAPQVKNPIDAMVAIKTPDGRRVAEEYADGTEQTIVGEKLEAGSYLLSVTDVLGRNLKGGLGYHLSIERDASKDDVAKDAAPVVEAVAADEPEAAVSGKVLTMTAPVHTTTHGSKPKPKASAHALADTGAPPPPKAASVTPPPPPPPPAKVEAAPAPPPPPKAAPPPPKPAQPEKKGVSLEVHFP; via the coding sequence ATGGACATTCTGGGTTGGTTTTTGGCCTTCTTGGGCCTAGGTGGCCTTTTGTTCGGCGTCTTGCAGATGCTGAAAATGAAGAAGATGAACCGTGTGCCGCATCGCCGGCCCTCGGAGATCGCGCAGCTCGGGCCTCGCGCCGCCGACGCGAATGGCTTGCTTTCCACGGAGGGATCGGCGCAACCGGGGCAACAGCAGCTTTTTGCCCCCATGAGCGGCCAGCCGTGCCTCGCTTATGAGATTACCATCGAAGCAAAGTGGGAAAAGCATTCGGAAACCGAGAACGGTACGAAAAAGACGACCGGCTCCAAAAATGTGCATTCGGAGACTCGGGGATGCCAATTCCTCATTTCCGATGGCATGGGGAGCGTGGTCGTGGACAGCACGGGCGCCCTCGATGCATCCATGGAAAAGAGCCATTCGAGCGAAGTGGGCGTGGGCGGCCTGCTCTGGCCAGCGACGCTACGGTTTGGGCACATGGAGACGAATACGCCCATCGTCTCGCGGGATGACGGGCACGTCATCGGATTCGTAGGCACCGAGAAGATCGTGAAGCCGTCGCCGACGATATACGCGTTGGGCCAAATCGATGCCGGCCCGCATGGCGCGATGTTGCGCACGCCCAAAGGCATTGGCACGGGCAAGTTGATTCTCTCGCCCAAAGGGCGCGCCGGCCTTCTTGCCTCGACCAAGCGAAACATGATTCTCGGTTATGCCATTGGCGGCGTGCTTGCCGTCGGCGGCACCGGCGCGGGCCTTTTCGGGCCAAAGGCGGAGTCTTTCGCAGATTCGGCATCTTGCGCGGCGGAGATTGCGGAAGGCGTGGTCAATTGCGACGATCGCATCGATTCCAAACTTGGAAAGACGTACAATTGGACGGTCCGCGAGCCGGGGTACTACATCGTAAAGGTCAAAGCGCCGCAGGTGAAGAATCCCATCGATGCCATGGTGGCGATCAAGACACCCGACGGACGCAGGGTCGCCGAAGAGTATGCCGATGGCACCGAGCAAACCATCGTCGGTGAAAAGCTCGAGGCGGGGAGTTACCTGCTCAGCGTCACGGATGTTCTTGGGCGCAATCTCAAGGGCGGCTTGGGCTACCATCTTTCGATCGAGCGCGACGCCTCGAAAGACGATGTCGCCAAGGACGCTGCCCCCGTCGTCGAAGCCGTCGCAGCGGACGAGCCCGAGGCCGCGGTCAGCGGAAAGGTGCTGACCATGACGGCCCCCGTCCATACGACGACGCACGGCTCGAAGCCCAAGCCAAAAGCTTCGGCCCATGCTCTGGCGGATACGGGCGCACCGCCTCCGCCGAAGGCCGCGTCTGTGACCCCGCCGCCTCCGCCGCCCCCGCCCGCCAAGGTGGAAGCCGCACCCGCGCCCCCGCCTCCGCCGAAGGCGGCCCCCCCGCCGCCGAAGCCTGCCCAGCCCGAAAAGAAGGGCGTCTCCTTGGAGGTGCACTTCCCCTGA
- a CDS encoding sigma-70 family RNA polymerase sigma factor — MAITDESLATPISVRSREVRRASMAEFEQIYRAEFRAVWAFLHRLGARSAALDDLTHDVFVTAYARFSTFDRTRPAKAWLRGIAWRLFADYRRLHYHRHEVDAERGEHVPISEPSPDERIAARQAREMIDEALDALDDDKRAVFVMYEFDGLSVPEIAAAMEAPAPTTSSRLRLAREAFTAALERVRRRRGLS, encoded by the coding sequence ATGGCCATTACCGACGAATCGCTTGCGACGCCGATATCCGTGCGTTCGCGCGAAGTTCGTCGGGCGAGCATGGCGGAGTTCGAGCAGATTTATCGCGCGGAGTTTCGCGCGGTGTGGGCGTTCCTCCACCGGCTCGGGGCGAGGAGCGCGGCGCTCGATGATTTGACCCATGACGTCTTCGTCACGGCGTACGCGCGGTTTTCGACCTTCGATCGAACGCGGCCGGCCAAGGCGTGGTTGCGAGGGATTGCGTGGCGGCTCTTTGCCGATTACCGGCGGCTGCATTACCACCGGCACGAGGTCGATGCCGAGCGCGGGGAGCACGTGCCCATTTCGGAGCCGTCCCCGGACGAGCGGATCGCAGCGCGCCAAGCGCGCGAGATGATCGACGAGGCCCTCGACGCGCTCGACGACGACAAGCGCGCGGTGTTCGTCATGTACGAATTCGACGGCCTGTCCGTCCCGGAGATTGCCGCGGCGATGGAGGCGCCGGCGCCGACGACGTCCTCGCGGCTTCGCCTCGCGCGGGAGGCTTTCACCGCGGCGCTCGAGCGCGTTCGGCGCCGGCGAGGTCTCTCGTGA
- a CDS encoding phosphopantetheine-binding protein, which produces MLNFIADLSAAELDFLRDRLRELDDPIAVVGMACRFPGNVDDPASFWELLQQGKDGISEVPKDRWDIDALYDPDSDAPGKICSRRGGFLACADSFDAEAFGISHEEAALMDPQQRLLLEVCWEALENAGETPTELQGSRTGVFVGLANQGYNRVLEPRDLDAFTATDTLASVASGRLSHAFGFHGPTMSIEAACASSLVAIHLAAESLRRRESDRAIAGGVTLLLQPELQVYFSKLGLLSREGRCKAFDANADGMVRGEGCGLVVLKRYSQAVADGNPVLALVRGSAVQSTGAGKGVAIPNALAERRVLRAALESAKLTPADVGYIETHGTGTWAGDAIELTALSAVFGEPRADGSSCVLGAVKTNIGQLEYAGGVAGVMKVMLAFEHETIPPNLNYTTPHPRVPLEGTPLVIPTESRPWRRGARPRIAGVSAFGLSGALAHVLLEEPPRPSVEPPRASRRVHVLALSARTPDALRAQVARVAAHLEAHPELSAGDVCFSANVGRAHFEHRLAFIGETSAELAGKLRAFLQDPDRDEHADSPHEEHVLARAMAQRYERGVDIDWRSFERPFGHRRVPFPNYPWQHRRFWLHRPTDGVARAIPATAPAIGAQVREAPASERRTLLEEHLTSQLATMLRVGPKDLSLATSLIRLGIDSLMAVELRRRFKADFGFPLTFERLLAGAGIADLVQDLVDHFAANDPGELETIEL; this is translated from the coding sequence TTGCTGAATTTTATCGCGGACTTGAGCGCAGCAGAGCTCGATTTTCTCCGCGACCGGCTGCGTGAACTGGACGATCCCATTGCGGTGGTGGGCATGGCCTGCCGCTTTCCGGGCAACGTCGACGATCCGGCATCGTTCTGGGAGCTGCTTCAGCAAGGGAAAGACGGGATCTCGGAGGTGCCCAAGGACCGCTGGGACATCGATGCGCTCTACGATCCCGATTCGGACGCACCGGGCAAGATCTGCAGCCGGCGAGGCGGGTTCCTGGCCTGCGCCGATTCGTTCGATGCGGAGGCCTTTGGCATTTCGCACGAGGAAGCCGCGTTGATGGATCCCCAGCAGCGGCTCCTCCTCGAGGTCTGCTGGGAGGCGCTCGAGAACGCCGGGGAAACTCCGACGGAGCTGCAGGGCAGCCGCACCGGCGTTTTCGTCGGCCTGGCCAACCAAGGCTACAACCGCGTGCTCGAGCCCCGCGATCTCGATGCGTTCACCGCCACGGACACGCTCGCGAGTGTGGCTAGCGGGCGCCTCTCGCACGCGTTCGGCTTTCACGGCCCGACGATGTCCATCGAGGCGGCGTGCGCATCGTCACTGGTGGCGATTCATCTCGCGGCGGAGAGCCTGCGTCGGCGCGAGTCGGATCGGGCCATCGCCGGCGGGGTCACGCTGCTTCTCCAGCCCGAGCTTCAAGTCTACTTCTCGAAGCTCGGCCTCCTATCCCGCGAGGGGCGTTGCAAGGCCTTCGATGCCAACGCCGACGGCATGGTTCGGGGGGAGGGCTGCGGCCTCGTCGTGCTCAAACGCTATTCGCAGGCGGTGGCCGATGGAAACCCGGTGCTGGCGCTGGTGCGGGGTTCGGCGGTGCAGAGCACGGGGGCGGGCAAGGGCGTGGCCATTCCCAATGCGCTCGCCGAGCGACGGGTCCTGCGCGCCGCACTCGAGAGCGCCAAGCTCACGCCGGCAGACGTGGGGTACATCGAGACGCATGGCACGGGGACGTGGGCCGGCGATGCCATCGAACTGACGGCCCTCTCGGCGGTTTTCGGCGAGCCGCGTGCCGATGGCTCGAGTTGCGTGCTCGGCGCCGTGAAGACGAACATCGGTCAGCTCGAATATGCGGGCGGCGTGGCCGGCGTCATGAAGGTCATGCTGGCCTTCGAGCACGAAACGATTCCTCCGAATTTGAACTACACGACGCCGCACCCGCGGGTGCCGCTCGAGGGGACGCCCTTGGTCATCCCGACCGAGAGCCGTCCGTGGCGGCGTGGCGCACGGCCGCGCATTGCGGGGGTGAGCGCGTTCGGGCTGAGCGGAGCGCTGGCCCATGTCCTGTTGGAAGAACCGCCCCGACCTTCCGTGGAACCACCGCGCGCGAGCCGCCGCGTTCACGTTCTGGCCCTTTCAGCGCGAACGCCCGACGCGCTACGAGCGCAGGTTGCGCGCGTGGCCGCTCACTTGGAGGCGCACCCCGAGCTGTCCGCGGGCGACGTTTGCTTCAGCGCGAATGTCGGTCGTGCGCACTTCGAGCATCGCTTGGCCTTTATCGGTGAAACCTCGGCGGAGCTTGCGGGCAAGCTGCGCGCGTTTTTGCAGGACCCGGACCGCGACGAGCACGCGGACTCTCCTCACGAGGAGCACGTGCTCGCGCGGGCCATGGCGCAACGTTACGAGCGTGGCGTCGACATCGACTGGCGCAGCTTCGAGCGGCCTTTCGGTCACCGCCGCGTGCCCTTCCCCAATTATCCTTGGCAGCATCGGCGATTCTGGCTGCACCGCCCGACGGATGGCGTCGCACGCGCCATTCCCGCCACGGCACCGGCCATTGGAGCCCAAGTTCGCGAGGCACCCGCCTCCGAACGCCGCACCCTGCTGGAAGAGCACCTCACCTCGCAGCTCGCGACCATGCTGCGCGTCGGCCCGAAGGATCTCTCGCTCGCCACATCGCTCATTCGCTTGGGCATCGATTCGCTGATGGCCGTCGAACTGCGGCGTCGTTTCAAAGCCGATTTCGGCTTTCCGCTGACATTCGAGCGCCTCCTGGCAGGGGCGGGCATTGCCGATCTCGTACAGGACTTGGTCGACCACTTTGCAGCGAACGATCCTGGGGAGCTGGAAACCATCGAGCTATGA
- a CDS encoding amino acid adenylation domain-containing protein has product MNVNDIVAELAQKGIQLSLGSRDDQLSVSAPKGVLSEELRQRLAHHKPQLLEFLRRRTAAPAEDAPPRLTPDPAHRDEPFPLTDIQQAYWLGRGGAADMGDVSIHVYWEHEFQSLDVPRMERAWQKVIARHDMLRAIILPEGRQQILREVPPLRMSVLDLSQASADEVDAGLARTRDELSHQVFPLDVWPQVEVRATLLPGGKARLHQSVDLVQIDGGSLALLARDVARAYARPDAELPPLDVSFRDYVLAEAKLRDTETARRSLAYWRERVRELPPPPELPLARAPSSLAKTRFHRRVTRLDAAQWERLQARAKLRGLTLSTVLISVYAEILGRWSKSPRFTLNIPLFSRMPLHPQVSELLGDFTSMVLLGLDLSVPESFETRATRAQAQLWTDMEHSQHISGVHALRELARVNKSTNASLPIVFASLLSLRSEGFSDWASAWKQIAEPVFTLTQTPQIWMDNQVQQENGELAASWDVVEELFPEGMLDAMFEAYRSLLERLANDEAAWTELPHQRFQLPADTARLYEALNATDAPIPDETLPSLFWEQAKLQGDAPAVISSRRTLGYGELAGRANHLSHRLKTKLGCRRGSVVAVVMEKGWEQVVAVLAIHGAAAAYLPVDPELPPERLRYLLQQGGVRVALTQGHVATKVAWPDGVECVVVEDDDAQDAEAPAERPRPEDLAYVLFTSGSTGLPKGAMLSHRNAVNRMLDVNARFGIGANDRNFALTALNHDLSVYDLFGVLGAGGCIVMPDASAIKDPLHWLERMNREGVSVWNSVPAFMEMLVETLERDPSQPRPTALRKVVLSGDWVPVTLPDRIRALAPEAQVIAAGGPTETAVWDICYPVGKVDPAWPSIPYGRPMANARYYVLDENLEPRPTWVPGQLHIGGTGVGLGYWGDDEKTRQKFIEHPRTGERLYRSGDLGRLLPDGNIEFLGREDLQVKIQGHRIELGEIESTLAQHPAVRSAAAIVAEAPGGRKRLVAFAVLAQGHAEDAEAAILDFLRARLPSHMIPALVFTDALPLSANGKVDRKGLAALASRRAQPKAVFVAPGNELERTIGDIVRDALGLPEISADGQFFELGADSGAIVRITAALRAALKADVRATDPFRFPTVRALAAFLAEKGSSTAAGGAARTGADRGAARREARGRRRGSSA; this is encoded by the coding sequence ATGAACGTCAACGACATCGTCGCCGAGCTCGCGCAGAAAGGCATACAACTTTCCCTCGGCTCGAGGGACGACCAGCTGTCGGTGAGCGCACCCAAAGGCGTGCTCTCGGAGGAACTCCGCCAACGGCTCGCGCACCACAAGCCGCAATTGCTGGAGTTCTTGCGAAGGCGCACCGCGGCCCCGGCCGAAGACGCGCCCCCGCGGCTCACGCCCGATCCGGCCCATCGCGACGAGCCGTTTCCGCTCACGGACATCCAGCAGGCCTATTGGCTCGGGCGCGGTGGTGCGGCGGACATGGGCGACGTCTCGATCCATGTCTACTGGGAGCACGAGTTCCAGTCGCTCGATGTGCCGCGCATGGAGCGCGCCTGGCAAAAGGTCATTGCGCGCCATGACATGCTCCGCGCGATCATTCTTCCCGAGGGTCGCCAGCAGATCCTGCGCGAGGTGCCGCCGCTGCGGATGTCCGTCCTCGATCTGAGCCAAGCCTCGGCGGACGAGGTCGATGCAGGCTTGGCCCGGACGCGAGACGAACTCTCGCATCAAGTTTTTCCGCTTGATGTGTGGCCGCAGGTCGAGGTGCGCGCCACGTTGCTGCCCGGCGGCAAGGCGCGGCTTCACCAGAGCGTCGACCTCGTTCAGATCGATGGCGGGAGCCTGGCCCTTTTGGCGCGCGATGTCGCTCGGGCGTACGCGCGGCCGGATGCGGAGCTGCCGCCACTCGATGTGTCCTTTCGCGACTACGTGCTCGCGGAGGCCAAGCTGCGCGACACGGAAACCGCGCGCCGCTCGCTCGCGTATTGGCGCGAACGGGTGCGCGAGCTGCCGCCCCCACCCGAGCTTCCCCTGGCCCGTGCGCCATCGTCGCTGGCGAAGACGCGCTTTCATCGCCGTGTGACACGCCTCGATGCGGCGCAGTGGGAACGGCTGCAAGCGCGCGCGAAGTTGCGCGGGCTGACGTTGTCGACGGTCCTCATTTCCGTGTATGCGGAGATCCTCGGTCGCTGGAGCAAGAGCCCGCGCTTCACGCTCAACATCCCGCTCTTCAGCCGGATGCCCCTCCATCCGCAGGTCTCCGAGCTGCTCGGCGACTTCACGTCGATGGTGCTGCTGGGGCTCGATCTCTCGGTTCCCGAAAGCTTCGAGACGCGTGCAACGCGCGCGCAGGCGCAGCTGTGGACGGACATGGAGCACTCGCAGCACATCAGCGGCGTTCATGCGCTGCGTGAGCTCGCCCGCGTGAACAAGAGCACCAACGCCTCGCTGCCCATCGTCTTTGCGAGCCTTCTGAGCCTTCGCTCGGAGGGCTTTTCCGATTGGGCCTCGGCCTGGAAGCAAATTGCCGAACCGGTCTTCACGCTCACGCAAACGCCGCAAATCTGGATGGACAATCAGGTCCAGCAGGAAAACGGCGAGCTGGCCGCCTCGTGGGACGTCGTCGAGGAGCTGTTTCCCGAGGGCATGCTCGACGCGATGTTCGAAGCCTATCGCAGTCTCCTCGAGCGGCTCGCCAACGACGAGGCCGCGTGGACGGAGCTTCCCCACCAGCGCTTTCAACTGCCCGCGGACACCGCGCGCCTTTACGAGGCGCTCAACGCCACCGACGCGCCGATCCCCGACGAAACACTGCCGTCGCTCTTTTGGGAGCAAGCGAAGCTCCAAGGCGATGCGCCCGCCGTAATTTCCTCGCGCCGTACGCTCGGCTATGGCGAACTCGCGGGCCGCGCGAATCACCTGTCCCATCGCCTCAAGACGAAGCTCGGTTGCCGTCGCGGCAGCGTCGTGGCCGTGGTCATGGAAAAAGGGTGGGAACAGGTTGTCGCCGTTCTCGCGATCCATGGCGCGGCGGCGGCCTATTTGCCCGTCGACCCCGAGCTTCCGCCCGAGCGACTGCGGTACCTGCTCCAGCAGGGCGGCGTGCGCGTGGCGCTGACGCAAGGCCATGTCGCCACCAAGGTGGCATGGCCCGATGGCGTGGAATGCGTCGTCGTGGAGGACGACGACGCGCAGGACGCAGAGGCGCCGGCGGAGAGGCCCAGGCCCGAGGACCTCGCCTACGTCCTTTTCACATCCGGCTCGACGGGCCTGCCCAAGGGGGCGATGCTCTCGCACCGCAACGCGGTCAACCGCATGCTGGACGTGAACGCGCGTTTTGGCATCGGCGCGAACGACCGTAATTTTGCGCTCACGGCGCTCAATCACGATCTCTCCGTGTACGACCTTTTCGGGGTGCTTGGCGCGGGTGGCTGCATCGTGATGCCGGACGCATCGGCGATCAAAGATCCTTTGCACTGGCTCGAGCGAATGAATCGCGAAGGCGTCTCCGTATGGAACTCCGTACCGGCCTTCATGGAGATGCTCGTCGAAACCCTTGAGCGTGATCCTTCGCAGCCTCGCCCCACGGCGTTGCGCAAGGTGGTGCTTTCCGGCGATTGGGTCCCCGTGACCTTGCCCGATCGCATTCGAGCACTCGCGCCCGAGGCCCAAGTCATTGCCGCGGGCGGGCCCACCGAAACGGCGGTCTGGGACATTTGCTATCCGGTGGGGAAGGTCGATCCGGCGTGGCCGAGCATCCCGTACGGGCGCCCGATGGCCAATGCGCGTTACTACGTGCTCGACGAGAACCTCGAGCCGCGTCCGACTTGGGTGCCTGGGCAACTTCATATCGGCGGGACCGGGGTCGGTCTCGGGTATTGGGGCGACGACGAGAAGACGCGGCAGAAATTCATCGAGCATCCTCGGACCGGCGAGCGCCTCTATCGAAGCGGGGACCTCGGGCGTCTGCTTCCCGACGGGAACATCGAGTTTCTCGGACGCGAGGACCTGCAGGTCAAAATTCAGGGCCATCGCATCGAGCTGGGCGAGATCGAATCGACCTTGGCGCAGCACCCCGCGGTGCGTTCGGCCGCGGCCATCGTCGCCGAGGCGCCCGGCGGGCGAAAGCGCCTGGTGGCCTTCGCCGTGCTCGCGCAAGGGCATGCCGAAGACGCCGAGGCAGCCATCCTGGACTTTCTGCGCGCCCGCTTGCCGTCGCACATGATCCCCGCGCTCGTTTTCACCGATGCGTTGCCGCTCAGCGCGAACGGCAAGGTGGATCGAAAGGGCCTCGCAGCGCTGGCGTCTCGTCGGGCGCAGCCGAAGGCCGTCTTCGTGGCCCCGGGCAACGAGCTCGAACGGACCATCGGGGACATCGTTCGGGATGCGTTGGGGCTGCCCGAGATCAGCGCCGATGGTCAGTTCTTCGAGCTGGGCGCGGACTCCGGGGCCATCGTTCGCATCACCGCCGCATTGCGCGCTGCCTTGAAGGCCGACGTGCGCGCGACCGATCCATTCCGCTTCCCCACGGTGCGGGCCCTCGCGGCCTTCCTCGCGGAGAAGGGGAGCAGCACAGCGGCCGGGGGCGCCGCCCGAACGGGGGCCGATCGGGGGGCGGCCCGGCGCGAGGCACGCGGCCGCCGAAGGGGAAGTTCGGCATGA